One genomic segment of Ignavibacteriota bacterium includes these proteins:
- a CDS encoding Rrf2 family transcriptional regulator, producing MIKISKSVEYSILALKYISDNKEVKLSSSTISGELNIPYDLLAKLLQKLVRKGIIKSEQGKYGGYTLIVPSEKLTILQIINALDENIQLTNCSFENATTENCGRLNNCFIRTPFLNLQNKINDIFESITLHEISN from the coding sequence ATGATAAAAATTTCTAAATCCGTTGAATATTCAATTCTTGCACTAAAATATATTTCTGATAATAAAGAAGTTAAATTAAGCAGCTCAACTATTTCCGGCGAGCTAAATATTCCTTACGATTTATTAGCCAAATTGCTGCAAAAATTAGTGCGAAAAGGAATTATAAAATCAGAGCAAGGAAAATATGGAGGTTATACTCTTATTGTTCCATCTGAAAAACTTACAATTCTGCAAATTATTAATGCCTTGGATGAAAATATTCAACTAACAAATTGTAGTTTTGAAAATGCTACAACGGAAAATTGCGGGCGGCTAAATAATTGTTTTATAAGAACTCCTTTTTTGAATTTACAAAATAAAATTAATGATATTTTTGAATCAATTACATTGCACGAAATTTCAAATTAA
- a CDS encoding PorV/PorQ family protein has translation MNKIFTIFLLIFLSVVELNAQLFPTLGGQRAGISTAQFLKIGVGGRATAMGDAFVAIANDVSSLYWNPAGLVLSEKNEIMFSHNNWIVDIGHEFLGANYHLSTNDAVGISLTSLHMEDMKVTTEVNPFGTGEYFSFGDFAVSATYSRKMTEQFSFGATIRYFEETLDKLKMRGVLVDLGTFYYTGLGSTRFAVTITNFGNELAPDGKVILFGGRKKEQWQSFSPPTMFRIGFALEPYQNENHRITTSIQLNHPNDNSENVSTGIEYSWHEMFFIRGGYKINVDEQDLSFGAGVNMNNDFADFTLDYSFVNFERLGSAHRFSIILGL, from the coding sequence ATGAATAAAATATTTACAATATTTTTACTAATATTTCTCTCAGTTGTAGAATTGAATGCTCAACTTTTCCCAACTTTGGGTGGACAGCGAGCCGGAATTTCTACAGCGCAATTTCTTAAAATTGGAGTTGGCGGAAGAGCTACGGCAATGGGCGATGCATTTGTAGCAATTGCAAATGATGTTTCTTCGCTTTATTGGAATCCAGCGGGATTGGTTTTATCAGAAAAAAATGAAATAATGTTTTCTCACAATAATTGGATTGTAGATATTGGACATGAATTTCTTGGCGCAAATTATCATTTATCAACAAATGATGCAGTAGGAATTTCGTTAACATCTCTTCATATGGAAGATATGAAAGTTACAACGGAAGTTAATCCGTTTGGAACCGGCGAATATTTTTCTTTTGGTGACTTTGCAGTTTCTGCAACTTATTCAAGAAAGATGACCGAACAATTCAGCTTTGGTGCAACAATTAGGTATTTTGAAGAAACTTTAGATAAATTAAAAATGCGCGGAGTTTTAGTAGATTTAGGAACTTTTTATTACACTGGTTTAGGTTCAACAAGATTTGCAGTTACAATTACAAATTTTGGAAATGAATTAGCTCCGGATGGAAAAGTAATTTTATTCGGCGGAAGAAAAAAAGAGCAATGGCAGTCGTTTTCTCCTCCTACAATGTTTAGAATTGGTTTTGCTTTAGAACCTTATCAAAATGAAAATCATAGAATTACAACTTCAATTCAGCTTAATCATCCAAATGACAATAGTGAAAATGTATCAACCGGAATTGAGTATTCGTGGCATGAAATGTTTTTTATACGTGGTGGTTATAAAATTAATGTTGATGAACAAGATCTTTCATTTGGTGCGGGCGTAAATATGAATAATGATTTTGCTGATTTTACTCTGGATTATTCATTTGTAAATTTTGAACGACTTGGTTCAGCTCACAGATTTTCAATTATTCTTGGTTTGTAA
- the atpC gene encoding ATP synthase F1 subunit epsilon, translating into MKKLDLEIITPSKIGYEGKVISVTVPGTNGNFQILFNHAPIISSLEIGEIKIEETENSKLIYSTSGGTLELSNNKIIILAESFERADSIDIKRAEEAKIRAENRLKNKRNENVDEMRAELALKRAINRLKTVHKYSSL; encoded by the coding sequence ATGAAAAAGTTGGACTTAGAAATAATTACTCCAAGTAAAATTGGATATGAAGGAAAAGTAATTTCTGTAACTGTTCCTGGAACTAACGGAAATTTTCAAATACTTTTTAATCATGCGCCAATAATAAGTTCTTTAGAAATTGGAGAAATTAAAATTGAAGAAACTGAAAATTCTAAATTAATATATTCAACAAGCGGCGGAACTTTAGAATTATCAAACAATAAAATTATTATTTTGGCTGAATCTTTTGAACGAGCAGATTCTATCGATATAAAGAGAGCAGAAGAAGCAAAAATACGCGCAGAAAATAGATTGAAAAATAAGCGAAATGAGAATGTTGATGAAATGCGTGCCGAACTTGCTTTGAAAAGAGCTATAAATAGATTAAAGACAGTACACAAATATTCTTCTTTATAA
- the erpA gene encoding iron-sulfur cluster insertion protein ErpA produces the protein MNSSIDTSSTITISEKAIKQVKQIMSENNIPENYSLRISVKGGGCSGFTYNLGFDGDEKDGDTFFENDNFKIVVDGKSLFYLLGTELDFSDGLNGRGFIFNNPNATKTCGCGESFGV, from the coding sequence ATGAACAGCTCAATTGATACAAGTTCAACAATTACAATTTCGGAAAAAGCTATAAAACAAGTTAAACAAATTATGAGTGAAAATAATATTCCAGAAAATTATTCGCTGCGAATAAGTGTAAAAGGCGGAGGATGTTCCGGTTTCACATATAATTTAGGCTTTGACGGTGACGAAAAAGACGGAGATACTTTTTTCGAAAATGATAATTTTAAAATCGTTGTTGATGGAAAAAGTTTATTTTATTTACTTGGAACCGAGCTTGATTTTAGTGATGGTTTAAATGGAAGAGGTTTTATTTTTAATAATCCAAACGCAACCAAAACTTGCGGCTGCGGTGAATCTTTCGGAGTTTAG
- a CDS encoding four helix bundle protein, producing MNNIQNIKPKYDLEERTFEFAKSVRILIKTLPKTIANGEDSKQVIRSSGSVGANYIEANESLGKKDFLLKVQISRKEAKESGYWLRLIDETNELENKNEIKKLIQESVELTKIFSAIIEKSQ from the coding sequence ATGAACAATATTCAAAATATAAAACCAAAATATGATCTTGAAGAAAGAACATTTGAGTTTGCGAAATCTGTAAGAATTTTAATTAAAACTCTTCCAAAGACAATTGCGAATGGCGAAGATTCTAAGCAAGTTATTAGATCTTCCGGTTCTGTTGGTGCAAATTATATTGAAGCAAATGAATCATTAGGTAAGAAAGATTTTTTACTGAAAGTTCAAATAAGCAGAAAAGAAGCAAAAGAAAGTGGTTATTGGCTGCGTTTAATTGATGAAACAAATGAGTTGGAAAATAAAAATGAAATTAAAAAACTTATTCAAGAATCAGTTGAATTAACAAAAATATTTTCTGCAATTATTGAAAAGTCTCAATAA
- a CDS encoding superoxide dismutase: protein MSKFELPALPYDFNALEPYIDAKTMEIHHGKHHAAYVNNLNTAIAGTEMEGKTLEELLANISKFPAAVRNNGGGHFNHSLFWTIMGKGKGGVPTGKLAEEINSTFGSFESFKETFSKAGATRFGSGWAWLVVSGRKLVVSSTPNQDNPLMDVAEVQGTPILGLDVWEHAYYLHYQNRRPDYITAFWNVIDWDAVSKRFNDAK, encoded by the coding sequence ATGAGTAAGTTTGAATTGCCAGCTTTACCATATGATTTTAATGCACTTGAACCATACATTGACGCAAAAACAATGGAAATTCATCACGGAAAACATCATGCTGCATATGTAAATAATTTAAATACTGCAATTGCCGGAACCGAGATGGAAGGAAAAACTTTAGAAGAATTATTAGCTAATATTTCAAAATTTCCGGCAGCGGTTAGAAATAATGGCGGCGGACATTTTAATCATTCACTTTTCTGGACAATTATGGGAAAAGGAAAAGGTGGAGTTCCAACCGGTAAATTAGCTGAAGAAATTAATTCAACATTCGGATCATTTGAAAGTTTTAAAGAAACATTTTCTAAAGCTGGTGCAACAAGATTTGGATCGGGCTGGGCTTGGTTAGTTGTTTCCGGAAGAAAATTAGTTGTTTCATCCACACCAAATCAAGATAATCCTTTAATGGATGTTGCTGAAGTACAAGGAACTCCAATTTTAGGATTGGATGTTTGGGAACATGCTTATTATTTACATTACCAAAATAGAAGACCTGATTATATTACAGCTTTTTGGAATGTTATTGATTGGGATGCTGTTTCAAAACGTTTTAATGATGCAAAATAA
- a CDS encoding T9SS type A sorting domain-containing protein encodes MKKNKFNILLFVFFSHSIIFAQDTFRVMTYNILNYPSKISSTRNPYFKKIINEIKPDILVVQEMESAAGVELFLNEVLDSNYTAGEFVNGYDTDNALFYKDSVFNFIDNEPISTALRNISKLIFVHKNTNDTLIIFSAHLKASDSETDRQKRLEEVKILREVTDKFSPGKNYLLVGDLNIYYSTEPAFQELIEKTNSGYFLDPINQIGYWHNNSTYRGIHTQSTRLANLSDEGSTGGIDDRFDMILASQSIIDTGGITYIPNTYISFGNDGNHFNKAISELPNASVSDEIATALYYSSDHLPVFADFKVEPLTSIKSDIKIVNQFVLIQNYPNPFNASTTIKYSIGTVETQNFASLQLRVYDVLGREIKTLVNKIQLPGNYEINFNAENLTTGIYFCVMQINNKISVKKMTLLK; translated from the coding sequence ATGAAAAAAAATAAATTTAACATTTTACTTTTTGTATTTTTTTCGCATTCTATTATTTTCGCTCAAGATACTTTCCGAGTAATGACATATAATATTTTAAATTATCCAAGCAAAATTTCTTCAACACGAAATCCGTATTTCAAGAAAATTATTAATGAAATAAAGCCGGATATTTTAGTCGTACAAGAAATGGAAAGTGCTGCCGGTGTTGAATTATTTCTAAATGAAGTTTTAGATTCGAATTATACAGCCGGAGAATTTGTCAACGGTTACGATACCGATAATGCACTTTTTTATAAAGATTCAGTTTTTAATTTTATTGATAATGAACCAATTTCCACCGCTTTAAGAAATATTTCCAAACTTATTTTTGTTCATAAAAATACGAATGATACATTAATTATTTTTTCTGCCCACTTAAAAGCAAGTGATTCGGAAACAGATCGACAAAAACGATTGGAAGAAGTGAAAATTTTAAGAGAAGTTACAGATAAATTTTCTCCAGGTAAAAATTATTTGTTAGTCGGGGATTTGAATATTTATTATTCTACAGAGCCAGCATTTCAAGAATTAATTGAAAAAACAAATTCCGGATATTTTTTAGATCCGATAAATCAAATTGGTTATTGGCATAATAATTCAACTTACAGAGGAATTCATACGCAATCAACAAGATTAGCAAATCTTTCAGATGAAGGCTCAACCGGTGGAATTGATGATAGATTTGATATGATTCTTGCTTCACAATCAATTATTGATACTGGGGGAATTACATACATTCCTAACACTTACATATCTTTTGGAAATGACGGAAATCATTTTAACAAAGCAATCAGCGAATTGCCTAATGCCTCGGTTTCAGATGAAATTGCCACAGCACTTTATTATTCATCGGATCATCTTCCGGTTTTTGCCGATTTTAAAGTTGAACCTCTTACTTCAATTAAATCTGATATTAAAATTGTAAATCAATTTGTGTTAATTCAGAATTATCCAAATCCGTTTAATGCGAGTACAACAATTAAATATTCAATTGGTACCGTAGAGACCCAAAATTTTGCGTCTCTACAACTAAGGGTTTATGATGTTCTTGGAAGGGAAATAAAAACTTTAGTCAATAAAATTCAATTGCCCGGAAATTATGAAATTAATTTTAATGCAGAAAATCTAACAACGGGGATTTATTTTTGCGTTATGCAAATAAATAACAAAATTTCTGTAAAAAAAATGACATTATTAAAATAG
- a CDS encoding TonB-dependent receptor, protein MKKILIIFLLFQSIISAQNTGKIQGKVIDKNLKDALPGVNIIIEGTYYGAATDYNGNFVIEKITPGKYTVKATLIGFKQMVFTGIEVLSNKTTLLDINMEETVLTMEQDVVVVGEKPLVDAEETQSVKSIGRDEIEVAVIENVKDIVTQQAGVVQSDNAIHIRGGRSYENAFLLDGVSIQDPLAGTGFGLQLSANAIEEVEVITGGFNAEFGQATSGVINVKTREGGEKYSGTISYKRDNFGNKSSSHVFNLDVAEANFSGPEPITTFLLPQLGLQIPGKLSFFANFYMGISDGITQGYYKPTASQIYSSTFHGTKFSPRAENNWFWLGKLTYAISPTMKLDYSYNQSVSINQNSQSLQSNLEYVEPSPGYQYEFQYNLDNANVFTHNNTFNSVTWTHTLNSSTFYTMKINKFFSNLRADANGKNWSVYIEPKDIVTFPIEYYNLDTDTIGVIPGDGFWDVGNPYTWRDHYIDEFSFKGDVTSFFDEKNKFKAGFDLIFQEMQVIDIYKPWIGELGLNNDIYKVHPAKGSFYAQDNINFSGMILNFGMRLDYWFPGKYVDDAIENPDVITIPDETRIKYKEDTFKWFNGNRFKARLSPRLGISHPVTDNQVLFFSYGHFSKWPNPKYIYAKLSPTNAQSSFQTFGNPNLNPETTVAYELGLKNQFSTDDVLTVTAYYKDIFDYVRTRTAKITSPRFATQSFTTYANLDYAKSRGVELEYKKRIGKWFNGMLSLSYAIITGKSSSAEEGVLILRGDLDESIKEQFMSWDRPFTFNGSMNFYIEKDEPLFGFASGILDDINIYFRLFYQSGKRYTEYIFTGNYDTDSRPEYAYDRTNILESVGDNWFWVDMNIEKYFKFYGLNFSVFTEVNNLFDIENSAIVNPVTGKAYEIGDATPSTWNDPNYPDLQAPLNPYPYNPARYLTRRNIKFGVSLKF, encoded by the coding sequence ATGAAGAAAATTTTAATAATATTTTTATTATTTCAATCAATAATTTCTGCTCAAAACACCGGAAAGATTCAAGGGAAAGTAATTGATAAAAATTTAAAAGATGCTTTGCCCGGCGTAAATATTATAATTGAAGGAACATATTACGGCGCAGCAACTGATTACAATGGAAATTTTGTAATTGAAAAAATCACTCCCGGAAAATATACAGTTAAAGCAACATTAATTGGTTTTAAGCAAATGGTTTTTACCGGAATTGAAGTTCTATCAAATAAAACAACATTGCTTGATATCAATATGGAAGAAACTGTTTTAACAATGGAACAAGATGTTGTTGTAGTTGGAGAAAAACCTTTGGTTGATGCGGAAGAAACACAAAGTGTAAAATCAATAGGAAGAGATGAAATTGAAGTTGCAGTAATTGAAAATGTTAAAGATATTGTTACTCAGCAAGCTGGTGTTGTTCAATCTGATAATGCAATTCATATCCGCGGAGGTAGATCTTATGAAAATGCATTTTTGTTGGATGGTGTTTCCATTCAAGACCCATTAGCTGGAACCGGATTTGGTTTGCAATTAAGCGCCAATGCAATTGAAGAAGTTGAAGTTATTACCGGCGGATTTAATGCAGAATTTGGTCAAGCGACTTCCGGAGTTATAAATGTTAAGACTCGTGAAGGCGGAGAAAAATATTCTGGAACAATTTCATATAAGCGTGATAATTTTGGAAATAAATCATCTTCTCATGTTTTTAACTTGGATGTAGCAGAAGCAAATTTTAGCGGACCTGAACCAATAACAACTTTTTTACTTCCACAATTAGGATTGCAAATTCCTGGAAAACTTTCTTTCTTCGCAAATTTTTATATGGGAATTAGCGATGGAATTACTCAAGGTTATTATAAACCAACAGCATCACAAATTTATTCTTCAACATTTCACGGAACAAAATTTTCTCCGCGTGCGGAAAATAATTGGTTCTGGCTCGGCAAATTAACTTATGCAATTTCGCCAACTATGAAATTAGATTATTCGTATAATCAATCGGTAAGTATAAATCAAAATTCTCAATCGTTGCAATCCAATTTAGAGTATGTTGAACCAAGCCCGGGTTATCAATATGAGTTTCAATATAATTTAGATAATGCAAATGTTTTTACTCACAATAATACTTTCAACTCTGTTACTTGGACTCACACATTAAACTCAAGTACTTTCTATACTATGAAGATTAATAAATTTTTCTCCAACTTAAGAGCAGATGCAAACGGTAAGAATTGGAGTGTATATATTGAGCCGAAAGATATCGTAACTTTTCCGATTGAATATTATAATTTGGATACTGATACGATTGGCGTAATTCCCGGTGATGGATTTTGGGATGTAGGAAATCCTTATACTTGGCGTGATCATTACATTGATGAATTTTCTTTTAAAGGTGATGTTACAAGTTTTTTTGATGAGAAAAATAAATTTAAAGCCGGCTTCGATTTAATTTTTCAAGAAATGCAAGTGATTGATATTTACAAACCTTGGATCGGCGAACTTGGATTAAACAATGATATTTACAAAGTTCATCCGGCAAAAGGATCATTCTATGCTCAAGATAATATAAATTTCAGCGGAATGATTTTAAATTTCGGAATGCGATTAGATTATTGGTTCCCTGGAAAATATGTTGATGATGCAATTGAAAATCCGGATGTTATTACAATTCCAGATGAAACAAGAATAAAATATAAAGAAGATACTTTTAAGTGGTTTAACGGAAATAGATTCAAAGCAAGGCTAAGTCCGCGCTTGGGAATTTCACATCCGGTAACTGATAATCAAGTTTTATTTTTTTCATACGGACATTTCAGCAAATGGCCGAATCCAAAATATATTTATGCAAAACTTAGTCCAACAAATGCGCAGTCATCATTTCAAACTTTTGGAAATCCAAATTTAAATCCGGAAACGACTGTTGCATATGAGCTTGGATTAAAAAATCAATTTTCTACAGATGACGTTTTAACAGTTACAGCTTACTACAAAGATATTTTTGATTATGTGAGAACGCGAACTGCAAAAATTACATCGCCTAGATTTGCAACTCAATCCTTTACAACTTATGCAAATTTGGATTATGCAAAATCGCGCGGCGTTGAATTAGAGTATAAAAAAAGAATTGGGAAATGGTTTAACGGAATGTTGTCATTGTCTTACGCAATTATTACCGGCAAAAGTTCATCGGCTGAAGAAGGAGTTTTAATTTTACGCGGCGATTTGGATGAATCAATTAAAGAACAATTTATGTCTTGGGATAGACCTTTTACTTTCAACGGAAGTATGAATTTTTACATAGAAAAGGATGAACCGTTATTTGGTTTTGCTTCTGGAATTTTAGATGATATAAATATTTATTTCAGATTATTTTATCAATCCGGGAAACGATATACCGAATATATTTTTACCGGAAATTATGATACTGATAGCAGACCGGAATATGCTTATGACAGAACAAATATTTTAGAATCAGTAGGTGATAATTGGTTTTGGGTCGATATGAATATAGAAAAATATTTTAAATTTTATGGATTAAATTTTTCAGTATTTACAGAAGTAAATAATTTATTTGATATTGAAAATTCTGCAATTGTAAATCCAGTAACCGGAAAAGCTTATGAAATTGGTGATGCAACTCCGTCAACTTGGAATGATCCCAATTATCCGGATTTGCAAGCACCGTTAAATCCATATCCGTATAATCCGGCAAGATATTTAACAAGAAGAAATATAAAGTTTGGAGTTAGTCTAAAGTTTTAA
- the atpD gene encoding F0F1 ATP synthase subunit beta yields the protein MAINEGTIVRVIGPVVDIDFSGGKLPEIYNAIHIPREDDGVKSVLTLEVQQHLGENRIRSIAMDITDGLVRGMKAIDTGEPISVPVGPETLGRLINVLGEGIDELGEIKTERKAPIHHHAPAFNKLSTSQEMFETGIKVIDLLEPYSKGGKTGLFGGAGVGKTVIIQELIHNIASQHGGYSVFTGVGERTREGNDLWREMKESGVLDKTALVFGQMNEPPGARLRVGLTGLTMAEYFRDVEERDVLLFIDNIFRFTQAGSEVSALLGRMPSAVGYQPNLASEMGELQERITSTDKGSITSVQAIYVPADDLTDPAPATAFSHLDATTVLSRQISELGIYPAVDPLDSTSRILEPGILGQEHYKVASQVKEILQAYKDLQDIINILGMDELSEDDKVVVRRARRIQRFLSQPFHVAEQFTGIPGKYVKLEDTIRSFKEILEGKHDNLPEMAFMYVGTIEEAVEKAKKMA from the coding sequence ATGGCTATTAACGAAGGAACAATTGTCAGAGTAATTGGTCCAGTTGTGGATATTGATTTTTCAGGTGGAAAACTTCCGGAAATTTATAACGCAATTCATATTCCACGCGAAGATGATGGAGTAAAATCAGTTTTAACTTTAGAAGTTCAACAGCATCTTGGCGAAAACAGAATAAGATCTATTGCGATGGATATTACTGATGGATTAGTTAGAGGAATGAAAGCGATAGATACCGGCGAACCAATTTCTGTTCCGGTTGGACCAGAAACTTTAGGACGTTTAATAAATGTTTTAGGCGAAGGAATTGATGAATTAGGTGAAATTAAAACTGAACGAAAAGCTCCGATTCATCATCATGCACCGGCATTTAATAAACTTTCTACTTCGCAGGAAATGTTTGAAACCGGAATTAAAGTTATAGATTTGTTAGAGCCATATTCTAAAGGCGGTAAAACTGGTTTATTCGGTGGGGCCGGAGTTGGTAAAACTGTAATTATTCAAGAACTCATTCATAATATTGCTTCACAGCACGGTGGTTACTCAGTATTTACCGGAGTTGGTGAAAGAACAAGAGAAGGGAATGATCTTTGGCGAGAAATGAAAGAATCCGGAGTTTTGGATAAAACTGCTTTAGTATTTGGACAAATGAATGAACCTCCAGGCGCAAGATTAAGAGTTGGTCTTACCGGTTTAACAATGGCAGAATATTTTAGAGATGTTGAAGAAAGAGATGTTTTATTGTTTATTGATAATATTTTCCGTTTTACGCAAGCTGGTTCAGAAGTAAGTGCTTTGTTAGGAAGAATGCCTTCTGCGGTTGGATATCAGCCAAACTTAGCTTCGGAAATGGGTGAGTTGCAAGAAAGAATTACATCAACTGATAAAGGTTCAATTACATCTGTTCAAGCAATTTATGTTCCGGCTGATGACTTAACTGATCCGGCACCGGCAACTGCTTTTTCTCATTTGGATGCTACCACGGTTTTAAGTAGACAAATTTCTGAATTAGGAATTTATCCGGCTGTTGATCCTTTAGATTCAACATCTAGAATTCTTGAACCGGGAATTTTAGGACAAGAACATTATAAAGTTGCAAGTCAAGTTAAAGAAATTTTGCAAGCATATAAAGATTTACAAGACATTATTAATATTTTGGGCATGGATGAACTTTCAGAAGATGATAAAGTTGTAGTTAGAAGAGCTAGAAGAATTCAAAGATTTTTAAGTCAGCCGTTTCATGTTGCTGAACAATTTACGGGAATTCCGGGTAAGTATGTAAAATTAGAAGATACTATAAGAAGCTTCAAGGAAATTCTTGAAGGCAAACATGATAATTTACCAGAAATGGCTTTTATGTATGTTGGTACAATTGAAGAAGCTGTAGAAAAAGCTAAAAAAATGGCTTAA
- a CDS encoding T9SS type A sorting domain-containing protein, whose protein sequence is MKIRNILFFLILISQHLFSQSYPNVTIRDIQFASIDSLNLYGDSNREPLPQYIGDTVIVTGVVMHPPYEGVNPDSIATLHSGAPSFYFQDESNPEWGGILVRDVEGSSSFALLDSGLVVNLTGVVGEFNTTTQLNIFGFEASNIVGQVERPKPVLLTLDSLVQIGTGYPKYAAEKWEGVYVEFRDLLTTDAISIGYNSFGIFDEHNSIIVVGNNSDFFRRTPAPISGTKVDFIRGFIETRNNITGGWFMINPIYSDDIKYGDVSPPNISDIIRNKVEVKYGDNVNISAKVIDSDFTADVKVVKLFYSVNESPFDSLEMNIVSPTDSIWEATIPSQNDSSLVKFYIKATDMDNAVSTNPFNIDRSYFYMVLDRPLTVSDIQYSPFGSGYSGYNGYEVTVSGQVSADTTDIQGDGANIGRQVYIQGYENGPWSGIQIFGVEAEEAPRNEHVFVTGIVNESFGVTRIGTLDIGAKVGYSLADWFPPIYPEVELISTANIGSSSDGSLPAESYEGVLVKINNVTVVDANADGITDGPDEGSGGSRNFGEIYITDTSNVQMRLELQDGTHDYHNMWDSALEGKGIKIEAGHTFESITGILFYSFSNYKLVPRKNDDFVGHVTNISQEKVVPEVYSLSQNYPNPFNPSTIINYSIPNVASSFSSRVTLKIYDVLGREIKTLINKVHTPGNYEVKFDAGYLSTGIYFYTLKSGDFYQTKKMMLIK, encoded by the coding sequence ATGAAAATTAGAAACATACTTTTTTTTCTAATACTAATATCTCAGCATTTATTTTCGCAGAGTTATCCAAATGTGACCATTAGAGATATTCAATTTGCCTCTATTGACTCTCTTAATTTATATGGAGATTCAAATAGAGAACCTTTACCACAATATATAGGTGATACAGTTATAGTTACTGGAGTAGTGATGCACCCTCCTTATGAAGGTGTAAATCCAGATAGTATTGCTACATTACATTCAGGTGCTCCTTCATTTTATTTTCAAGATGAAAGTAATCCGGAATGGGGAGGAATTCTGGTTAGAGATGTTGAAGGTTCATCAAGTTTTGCATTATTAGATTCAGGTTTAGTAGTTAATTTAACAGGTGTTGTTGGAGAATTTAATACTACAACTCAGTTAAACATTTTTGGATTTGAAGCATCAAATATTGTTGGACAAGTAGAAAGACCAAAACCAGTATTATTAACGCTAGACTCTCTTGTTCAAATTGGAACTGGATATCCCAAATATGCTGCAGAAAAATGGGAGGGTGTATACGTTGAATTTAGAGACCTTCTTACAACTGATGCTATAAGTATTGGATATAATTCATTTGGTATTTTTGATGAACATAACTCTATTATTGTTGTTGGAAATAACTCAGATTTTTTTAGACGCACACCGGCTCCAATTTCTGGAACAAAAGTAGATTTTATTCGAGGTTTTATTGAAACAAGAAATAATATTACTGGAGGTTGGTTTATGATTAATCCAATTTACTCAGATGATATTAAATATGGTGATGTTAGTCCTCCTAACATTAGTGATATTATCCGAAATAAAGTTGAAGTCAAATATGGTGACAATGTTAATATTTCAGCAAAAGTTATTGATTCAGACTTTACAGCAGATGTAAAAGTAGTTAAACTTTTCTACAGTGTAAATGAATCCCCTTTTGATTCTCTTGAAATGAATATTGTTAGTCCAACTGATTCAATTTGGGAGGCAACTATCCCTTCACAGAATGACTCTTCATTAGTAAAGTTTTATATAAAAGCAACAGATATGGATAATGCAGTTTCGACTAACCCATTTAATATTGATAGAAGTTATTTTTATATGGTTTTAGATAGACCACTTACGGTTAGTGATATTCAGTATTCACCATTCGGAAGCGGATATAGTGGTTATAATGGATATGAAGTTACAGTTAGCGGACAAGTATCTGCTGACACGACTGATATTCAAGGTGATGGTGCAAATATAGGCCGGCAAGTTTATATACAAGGATATGAAAATGGACCATGGAGCGGAATTCAAATTTTTGGAGTTGAAGCTGAAGAAGCACCAAGAAATGAACATGTATTTGTAACTGGAATTGTAAATGAAAGTTTCGGAGTTACAAGAATCGGTACTTTGGATATTGGTGCAAAAGTGGGATATTCATTAGCAGATTGGTTTCCACCAATTTATCCGGAAGTAGAATTAATTTCAACAGCGAATATTGGCTCATCAAGTGATGGTTCACTACCGGCAGAATCTTATGAAGGAGTTTTGGTGAAAATTAATAATGTAACTGTTGTTGATGCAAACGCCGATGGCATTACTGATGGACCGGATGAAGGAAGCGGCGGCAGCAGAAATTTTGGCGAAATTTATATTACAGATACATCAAATGTTCAAATGAGATTAGAGCTTCAAGACGGAACACATGACTATCATAATATGTGGGATTCAGCATTGGAAGGAAAAGGAATTAAAATTGAAGCCGGACATACGTTTGAAAGCATTACCGGAATTTTATTTTATTCATTTAGCAATTATAAACTTGTTCCAAGGAAAAATGATGATTTCGTAGGACACGTAACAAATATTAGTCAAGAAAAAGTTGTACCAGAAGTTTATAGTTTATCACAAAATTATCCAAATCCGTTTAACCCTAGCACCATAATTAATTATTCAATTCCAAATGTTGCTTCGAGTTTTAGCTCGAGGGTAACTTTGAAAATTTACGATGTGCTTGGCAGAGAAATAAAAACGTTAATTAACAAAGTTCATACTCCCGGAAATTATGAAGTTAAATTTGATGCCGGATATTTATCAACCGGGATTTATTTCTATACTTTAAAATCCGGTGATTTTTATCAAACAAAAAAAATGATGTTAATAAAATAA